Within Xanthocytophaga agilis, the genomic segment GTGCAACTTGCCCCACCGTGGGCAGGAATAGTGGCTCAGGATTCAGTTCTCAAGCAGATCATTACTCAATCAGCATTTCTTCACCCTAAACCCAAGTAACCGATGGCAAAATCGATATACGATTACCTCCAGTTTGTGTTAGACAACTGGAAAACCTCAACCCTGGGTTTATTTACCTTCTCAGGATATATTCTCTGGCTGGCTAACAGAATCGATACACAAGCTTTCGTTTCGCTGCTGGCCTTCATTTCAACAGTAGGTTTCTTCTCCATGAGAGACCCTAAATAATGCAACAGGACGGCTTCACAACCCGTCCTGTTCTCTTTCAATAAACCACTACGCATAATAAACCACCACCTACACCATGCCCTTCCAATACCTGATTATCCACTGCACCGCCACTCCTGCCGGACGCTGGGTCTCTCCTGAAGATGTTAAACGCTGGCATACTGCACCTAACCCCTACGGCAACGGCTGGAAACAAGTCGGCTACTCTGATCTGATTCTATTAGACGGCTCCCGTCACCAGTTCGTCAAACACAACAACGACCTGACTATAGACCCCTTCGAGATTACCAACGGAGTAGCAGGCATCAACGCTATTTCCCGCCATCTGTGCTATGTAGGCGGACTGGACAAAACTTTAAAACCGGAAGACACCCGTACCCTTCAGCAAATCGAAACGATGTTAGCCATTATCCATGAAGTACTCGCCTATGCTCCTAACATCAAGATTGCCGGACATAACCAATTTGCCAACAAAGCCTGTCCAAGCTTCTCCGTGCCTAACTGGTTGAGGAAGGTGGGGATTGCGGAAAGGAATATTGAGGAAAAACTTTATAGTGGGATATAAAGGCTATTCACAGCACTAAATCAATAAATAATATTATACCTACAAAGTCTGAACGTAAAATAAACTAAGCTTCATACATGTGAAAGTCCTATAAAAACATAAAAAACGCATACCAGCATTGCGTTTTTGCAGAATAAATACCTATTTGAGTTATAGACAAGACTAGTATTTACACACTTTTTTATAACCAATGAAAAGTCGATATCAGGAAGCTCTGGATAAAATTCAAGAAGTAAAAGAGAAAAGATTAGATTTTTTAGATTTAAGCTTCATGTATTTGGGAAAAATACCAAGCGAAGTCGG encodes:
- a CDS encoding N-acetylmuramoyl-L-alanine amidase codes for the protein MPFQYLIIHCTATPAGRWVSPEDVKRWHTAPNPYGNGWKQVGYSDLILLDGSRHQFVKHNNDLTIDPFEITNGVAGINAISRHLCYVGGLDKTLKPEDTRTLQQIETMLAIIHEVLAYAPNIKIAGHNQFANKACPSFSVPNWLRKVGIAERNIEEKLYSGI